The Tamandua tetradactyla isolate mTamTet1 chromosome 8, mTamTet1.pri, whole genome shotgun sequence genome includes a window with the following:
- the LOC143645169 gene encoding olfactory receptor 51G2-like yields MSSSNHTGSYFFLTGLPGLEAVHTWLSIPLCAMYVASLTGNSLILWVVRSEPSLHQPMYYFLSMLAVTDLGLSASTLPSMLTIYMLGLREVAVDACLAQLFFIHTFSIMESSVLLTMAMDRFVAISNPLHYGTILTSSRITSLGLAIMVRSIGLHIPAPIMLKKLPYCRNHQLSHSYCLHPDVMKLACADTHINSAYGLFVVLSTLGMDSVLIVLSYGLILQTVLSIASKAERLKALNTCVSHICAVLLFYTPMIGLSMMHRFRKQASPCSHIVLSYLHFLTPPVLNPVVYTIKTKQIRLRMRRLFQLGGVGIRVSQHH; encoded by the coding sequence ATGTCATCTTCCAACCACACCGGCAGCTACTTCTTTCTCACAGGCCTCCCAGGCCTTGAGGCTGTGCACACCTGGCTCTCCATCCCTCTGTGTGCCATGTATGTGGCATCTCTGACAGGGAACAGCCTGATCCTGTGGGTGGTGAGGTCAGAGCCCTCCCTACACCAGCCCATGTATTACTTCCTGTCCATGCTAGCAGTGACCGACCTGGGCCTGTCTGCTTCCACACTGCCCTCCATGCTCACCATCTACATGCTGGGCCTAAGGGAGGTGGCAGTGGATGCGTGCTTGGCTCAGCTCTTCTTCATACACACCTTCTCCATCATGGAATCCTCTGTGCTGCTGACAATGGCCATGGACCGTTTTGTGGCCATCAGCAACCCGCTGCACTATGGCACCATCCTTACGAGCTCCAGGATCACCAGCTTGGGCCTGGCCATCATGGTGCGCAGTATCGGTCTCCACATCCCAGCCCCCATCATGCTCAAGAAGCTGCCTTACTGCCGGAATCACCAACTGTCCCATTCCTACTGTCTACACCCAGACGTTATGAAGTTGGCCTGTGCTGACACCCACATCAATAGTGCCTATGGTCTCTTTGTCGTGCTTTCCACTCTGGGCATGGACTCAGTGCTCATTGTGCTCTCCTATGGGCTGATCTTACAAACAGTGCTGTCCATTGCCTCCAAGGCTGAGCGCCTCAAAGCCCTCAACACCTGTGTCTCCCACATCTGTGCTGTGCTGCTCTTCTACACACCTATGATTGGCCTGTCCATGATGCACAGATTTAGGAAGCAGGCTTCCCCATGCAGTCACATAGTGCTCTCCTATCTTCACTTTCTCACACCTCCAGTACTCAATCCAGTTGTTTACACCATCAAGACCAAACAGATCCGATTAAGGATGCGGCGCCTCTTTCAATTGGGTGGCGTTGGTATCAGAGTCAGCCAGCATCATTAA